In Oceanidesulfovibrio indonesiensis, the sequence CAGACCCATGGCGACTGAAGGTAGCGCAATGAGGTTCGCGCCAATCGCGGCGTGACGACCCTCACAACCCAGCAGTCCACAACCCCGTACAATTGAGGAGTATTCGGCTCATGATCCAGAAGACACTGAACATCAACGGTGTTGAAAACAACATCATTGTGGACCCGGAAGAGTCCCTGGCCAACGTGCTGCGAGGCCAGTTGGGACTGACAGGAACCAAGATCGGCTGTGACCAGGCCCAGTGCGGCGCCTGCAGCGTCATCATCAACGGCAAGGTGGTCCGCTCCTGCGCCCTCAAGATGAAAAAGGTGGCCGACAACGCGCTCATCACCACCATCGAAGGCGTGGGCCAGCCCGACAACATGCACCCCCTGCAACTCGCCTGGGTGCTCCACGGCGGCGCCCAATGCGGCTTTTGCTCGCCCGGCTTCATCGTCTCTGCCAAGGCGCTCCTGGACGAAAACGACAACCCCACCCGCGAAGAGGTTCGCGATTGGTTCCAGAAAAATCGCAACGCATGCCGTTGCACCGGCTACAAACCTCTGGTGGACGCCGTTATGGATGCGGCCAAGGTGGTGCGCGGAGAAATGAAGGCAGAGGAACTTCTGTTCAAACTGCCGGAAGAAAGCAGCATATGGGGCTCCAAGTATCCCCGTCCCACGGCCGTCGCCAAGGTCACCGGCACGCTGGACTACGGCGCTGACCTCAGCCTGAAGATGCCCAACGACACCCTCCATTGCGCACTGGTGCAGGCCGAGGTCTCTCACGCGAACATCAAGGGCGTCGACACGAGCGAAGCCGAAAAGATGCCCGGCGTCTTCGCCGTGCTTACGGCCAAGGACGTCAAGGGCAAGAATCGCATCACCGGCCTCATCACCTTCCCCACCAACAAGGGCGACGGCTGGGATCGACCCATCCTGTGCGAAGACAAGGTCTTCCAGTATGGCGACGCTATCGCCATCGTGTGCGCGGACACCGAGAAGAACGCCCGCGCCGCGGCGGCCAAGGTGAAAGTGGATCTGGAAGAGCTGCCCGCATACATGAACGCCATCGACGCCATGGCCGAGGATGCCCTGGAGATCCATCCTGGCACGCCCAACGTGTACTACGAGTGCCCCATCAAAAAGGGGGATGAGACCGGCCCCATCTTCGAAAGCGCGGACGTGGCCGTGGAAGGCGATTTCTATGTGGGACGCCAGCCGCACATGCCCATCGAGCCGGACGTGGGCTTCGCCTACTTCGGCGAAGACGGCAAGCTGATGATCCATTCCAAGTCCATTGGCGTGCACCTGCACCTGCTGATGATCGCCCCGGGCCTTGGCCTGGAACCGGACCAGCTCGCCCTGGTCGCCAACCCTATGGGCGGCACCTTCGGCTACAAGTTCAGCCCCACCATGGAAGCTCTGCTCGGCGTGGCCGCCCTGGCCACAGGCAGGCCCGTGGTGCTGCGCTACAACTACTACCAGCAACAGACCTATACCGGTAAGCGCTCGCCTTGGTTCATGAACGTCAAGTTCGCCGCGGACAAGGACGGCACCCTCAAAGCCATGGAATCCGACTGGACCGTGGATCACGGCCCCTACTCCGAGTTCGGCGACCTGCTCACCCTGCGCGGCGTGCAGTTCATCGGCGCCGGCTACAACATCCCCAATATCCGGGGCATGGGTCGCACCGTCTGCACCAACCACGCCTGGGGCTCGGCCTTCCGTGGCTACGGCTCCCCGCAGTCCGAGTTCGCCTCGGAAGTGCTCATGGACATGCTGGCCGAGAAACTCGGCATGGATCCCCTGGAGCTGCGCTACAAGAACGTCTACCGCGAAGGATCCACCAATCCCACCGGCCAGGCTCCTGAAGTCTACAGCCTTCCGGAAATGCTGGACATTCTGAGGCCCAAGTACAAGGCGGCCCTGGAAAAGGCCAAAGCCGGATCCAACGGGAACCTCAAGAAGGGCGTTGGCATCTCCGTGGGTGTGTACGGTTGCGGACTGGACGGTCCAGACACCTCCGAAGCCTGGGCTTCGATCAACGAGGACGACACCGTGACCATCCACTCCGCCTGGGAAGACCACGGTCAGGGCGCGGACATTGGCGCTATCGGCACAGCCCACGAGGTGCTCTACAAGGCCGGCATCACGCCGGACCGCATGCGCTTCACCTGGCCGAACACCGCCACCACACCAAACTCCGGCCCGGCTGGCGGATCCCGCTCCCAGGTCATGACCGGTAACGCCATCAAGGACGCTTCCGAGAAGCTCCTGGCCGCCATGGACAAGGGCGACGGCACTTATCGCACCTACCAGGAGATGGTGGATGCCGGCCTGGAAACCAAGTACGTGGGCAACTTCACGGCCAATGCCGGCACGCATTGCGACGCAGAGACCGGCCAGGGCTGCCCCTTCGTGGTCTACATGTACGGCGTGTTCATGTCCGAAGTCACCGTGGACACCTCCACCGGCGAAACCACCGTGGACAAGATGACCCTGGTGGCCGACGTGGGCAAGATCAACAACAAGCTCGTGGTGGACGGTCAGATGTGGGGAGGCATTGCCCAGGGCATCGGCCTGGCGCTCACCGAGGACTTCGAGGACATACAGAAGCACTCGACCATGCGCGGCGCCGGTTTCCCCTACATCAAGCAGATCCCGGACGACATGGAGCTGCTCTACGTGGAAACCACGCGCAAGGATGGCCCGCACGGAGCCGGCGGTACGGGCGAGCTGCCGCTCACCTGCCCGCATGCGGCAATTTCCAACGCCATCTACAATGCCTGCGGCGCACGCGTGGCGCACCTGCCCGCACGACCGGAGAAAGTGCTCGAGGCGCTCAAGAACTAGCCACGAACACTCGGAACGATTGCAAAGGGGGCGTCCGCCGCACGGCGTCCCCTTTCATCTTGTCCGGTATCTTCAATGCCGGCAGCTCTCCGACGTCGGCACGCCTGCCGGTCGCCTCTGCTGACGGCTGACAATGCGGGAACACCCATGGAGCAGCAAGACTTACGCCAATGGGAATGGTTGTGCATCCAGGAAGAACCGCCGCTGTGCCAGGCCACCTGCCCCATCCATGTGGACGTGCGTCTGTTCGCGCGTCATATGGCGGCTGGCAAGGTGGACGACGCGCGCAAGGTCCTGGCCAAGACCATGCCCTTGTCCGGAGTACTCGGCCGCATCTGCGACCATCCCTGTGAACAGGCATGCCGCCGGGGCGATCCCCGCGACGGCGACGAAGCCATACGCATCGGCAGTCTGGAACGCTCGTGCGTCACGCAGAGCGACGCCAGACCCCGGAGCATCCCCGTACCGCCGAAAGGAAAAAGCGCCGCCGTGGTGGGCGGCGGACTGAGCGGTCTCACCGCTGCCTGGGATCTCGCCCGCAAGGGCTACGCCGTCCACGTCCTTGTTCCGGAAAGCGAGATCGGCGGAGTGCTGCTCGCCTACCCGGATAAAGTCCTTCCTAAAGAAGCGCTGGTCCGCGAGCTGGAGCTCATGGCCTCCATGCGCATCACCATCGAAACAAATGCCTCCGTGGATGCAGAGCGTGTCGAGTCGCTGCTTGGAGAACACCTCGGGGTGTATATCGGGCTGGACTCCCCTGCTCTGATCGACATCCACCTGGATCTCGGATTCGAGCCTGACGCCATCGACCCACTCACGCGTGGGGCTGGCCGTCCCGGCCTCTTTGCCGGTGCGCCCATCGTCTCTGCACCTTTTTCGCCCATCCGTGCGGCGCTACACGGACGCCAGGCCGCCGTCTCCTTGGACAGGCTCGCGCAGGGAGCATCCCTGACGGCCTCGCGTGACAAGGAAGGCCCCTTCGAAACCCGGCTCTACACCAGTATGCACGACGTGGAGCATGCTCGAGCCGTTAAATTGACCGGCCCTGATGGATACTCCCCCGAGGAGGCGCGGCAGGAAGCGGCCCGCTGCATCCAGTGCGAGTGCATGGAATGCGTCAAGGTATGCCCGTACCTCGCCCATTTCAAAGGTTATCCCAAAAAGTACGCGAGAGAGATCTACAACAACCTTTCCGTCATCCACGGCCTGCGCCAGGCCAACACCATGATCGAGTCGTGCAGCAATTGCGGCCTGTGCGCCGAGGTCTGCCCCAACGACTTCCACATGGGCACGCTCTGCCTGCAGGCACGCAGCGAGATGGTCCAGCAGGACAAGATGCCGCCGTCAGCCTTCGACTTTGCCCTGCGCGACCTGGACTTCAACGTCTCCCACAAGGCTGTGCTGGCCAGACCCGACCCGGATACCGGGGCCTGCGAATGGGCTTTCGTCCCCGGGTGCCAGCTATCCGGTGCAACGCCCGAGCACGTTCGCGCCGCATACGACCACCTGCGGGCGAACCTCGATGGCGGGGTGGGCATGATTCTGCATTGCTGCGGCGCTCCGGCGGCGTGGGCTGGCCGGCCCGATCTTCTCGCCAATGTGACCGAGAGCTTCCGCTCGCTTTGGAAGGAACTCGGCGAACCACGCCTTATTCTGGCCTGCACCACCTGCCTGCAGACATTCCGGGAGCATTTGCCCGAGATGGTCTGCACTTCCCTCTGGGAGACACTGGAATCACTCGCGCTGCCCCAAGGAGCCGGCGGGCAAGGCGCCTACACTCTGCACGACCCCTGCACCTCCCGTCACGAGCCTGCCGTGCAGGTTAGCGCCCGGGCCATGGCGAAACGTCTTGGCGTGATCGTTCGCGACCCCGATCTTACGGGCATTTACACGGAATGTTGCGGGTTCGGCGGACTCATGGAAGCGGCCAACCCGGGCATGGCGACCAAAGTCGTCGCGCAGCGCACCACCGATAACCCGGCGCCGTTTCTGGCCTACTGCGCCATGTGCCGTGACAGCCTCTCACGCCAGGGTGCGAAGGTCATTCACCTGTTGGACCTGCTGTACCCGCATCTCGCCAGGGAGCCGGAGCCCGCGAGTCCGTATCCCTTGATCCGGAGCGGTTCCGGTCCGGCGGACAAGCACGAAAACCGCGCCCGCCTGCGCAATCAGCTGGCGCGCGAGATATGGAAGGAGGCACCCGAACCCATGGACGACTTCGAACGCATCCAACTCGTCCTCGAACCAGAGGTCCGGGACGCCGTGGACGCCCGGCGCATTCTGGCCGAAGACATCCAGCGGGCCATCCTCCATGCCGAAACCACGGGACGGCGCATGCGTCATGAGGAATCCGGCCACTTCATCGCCTGCCACCAGCCGGCGGCCGTCACATATTGGGTGGAGTACGCGCCCCAGCCGGAGGGCCTGGTCTTCCGCGTGTACCGGGCCTGGAGCCACCGCATGGTCATCAAGGGAGTCGCCTGATGCAGCGCTTTCCGGAAATCATCGCTCGCTACGAAGGATGGACCTGCCAGCAGTGCGGAAAACCGCTCATGCCTGGCAAAGCGCAGCTGACCTACATGGGCAGCGTATTCGACGTGGAGCTGCCCAAATGCGCCAAATGCGGTATGGTCATCGTGCCCGAGGAACTGGCCTTGGGCAAAATGCTGGAAGTGGAACAGGTCCTGGAGGACAAGTGAGCGCCACTGCGCAGGATGCCGCGGCGCCGTACCTGCGGCGCGATGTCCAGGAAGCGCTCGGTGGCGCGCTGCGGCCAGGGGGCTTCGCTGCCACGGAACGCGCTCTGGAATTGCACCCCTTGCGGCCGGGCTTCCGGGTGCTGGACGTGGGCTGCGGCCTCGGCTCCAGCGTGGCCATGCTGCGCGAGCGATACGGCCTGCGCGCCTTCGGCATCGATGCTTCGTCCGCGATACTGGCTCAATCCGAAGGCACCTCCTCCCTACTCTGCGCAACGGCCGAAGCCATACCGTTCCGTAATGGC encodes:
- a CDS encoding molybdopterin-dependent aldehyde oxidoreductase gives rise to the protein MIQKTLNINGVENNIIVDPEESLANVLRGQLGLTGTKIGCDQAQCGACSVIINGKVVRSCALKMKKVADNALITTIEGVGQPDNMHPLQLAWVLHGGAQCGFCSPGFIVSAKALLDENDNPTREEVRDWFQKNRNACRCTGYKPLVDAVMDAAKVVRGEMKAEELLFKLPEESSIWGSKYPRPTAVAKVTGTLDYGADLSLKMPNDTLHCALVQAEVSHANIKGVDTSEAEKMPGVFAVLTAKDVKGKNRITGLITFPTNKGDGWDRPILCEDKVFQYGDAIAIVCADTEKNARAAAAKVKVDLEELPAYMNAIDAMAEDALEIHPGTPNVYYECPIKKGDETGPIFESADVAVEGDFYVGRQPHMPIEPDVGFAYFGEDGKLMIHSKSIGVHLHLLMIAPGLGLEPDQLALVANPMGGTFGYKFSPTMEALLGVAALATGRPVVLRYNYYQQQTYTGKRSPWFMNVKFAADKDGTLKAMESDWTVDHGPYSEFGDLLTLRGVQFIGAGYNIPNIRGMGRTVCTNHAWGSAFRGYGSPQSEFASEVLMDMLAEKLGMDPLELRYKNVYREGSTNPTGQAPEVYSLPEMLDILRPKYKAALEKAKAGSNGNLKKGVGISVGVYGCGLDGPDTSEAWASINEDDTVTIHSAWEDHGQGADIGAIGTAHEVLYKAGITPDRMRFTWPNTATTPNSGPAGGSRSQVMTGNAIKDASEKLLAAMDKGDGTYRTYQEMVDAGLETKYVGNFTANAGTHCDAETGQGCPFVVYMYGVFMSEVTVDTSTGETTVDKMTLVADVGKINNKLVVDGQMWGGIAQGIGLALTEDFEDIQKHSTMRGAGFPYIKQIPDDMELLYVETTRKDGPHGAGGTGELPLTCPHAAISNAIYNACGARVAHLPARPEKVLEALKN
- a CDS encoding pyridine nucleotide-disulfide oxidoreductase/dicluster-binding protein, with protein sequence MEQQDLRQWEWLCIQEEPPLCQATCPIHVDVRLFARHMAAGKVDDARKVLAKTMPLSGVLGRICDHPCEQACRRGDPRDGDEAIRIGSLERSCVTQSDARPRSIPVPPKGKSAAVVGGGLSGLTAAWDLARKGYAVHVLVPESEIGGVLLAYPDKVLPKEALVRELELMASMRITIETNASVDAERVESLLGEHLGVYIGLDSPALIDIHLDLGFEPDAIDPLTRGAGRPGLFAGAPIVSAPFSPIRAALHGRQAAVSLDRLAQGASLTASRDKEGPFETRLYTSMHDVEHARAVKLTGPDGYSPEEARQEAARCIQCECMECVKVCPYLAHFKGYPKKYAREIYNNLSVIHGLRQANTMIESCSNCGLCAEVCPNDFHMGTLCLQARSEMVQQDKMPPSAFDFALRDLDFNVSHKAVLARPDPDTGACEWAFVPGCQLSGATPEHVRAAYDHLRANLDGGVGMILHCCGAPAAWAGRPDLLANVTESFRSLWKELGEPRLILACTTCLQTFREHLPEMVCTSLWETLESLALPQGAGGQGAYTLHDPCTSRHEPAVQVSARAMAKRLGVIVRDPDLTGIYTECCGFGGLMEAANPGMATKVVAQRTTDNPAPFLAYCAMCRDSLSRQGAKVIHLLDLLYPHLAREPEPASPYPLIRSGSGPADKHENRARLRNQLAREIWKEAPEPMDDFERIQLVLEPEVRDAVDARRILAEDIQRAILHAETTGRRMRHEESGHFIACHQPAAVTYWVEYAPQPEGLVFRVYRAWSHRMVIKGVA
- a CDS encoding DVU_1557 family redox protein; this encodes MQRFPEIIARYEGWTCQQCGKPLMPGKAQLTYMGSVFDVELPKCAKCGMVIVPEELALGKMLEVEQVLEDK